The following coding sequences lie in one Pseudomonas marvdashtae genomic window:
- a CDS encoding imelysin family protein — protein sequence MIRMPLATASLLAIAISLAGCGEGKDKAAAPQAPTPAASTAAPAAPAAAGKIDETAAKAVVAHYADIVYAVYSDAESTAKTLQTAVDAFLAKPNADTLKAAKAAWVAARVPYLQSEVFRFGNTIIDDWEGQVNAWPLDEGLIDYVDKSYEHALGNPGATANIIANTEVQVGEDKVDVKDITPEKLASLNELGGSEANVATGYHAIEFLLWGQDLNGTGPGAGNRPASDYLEGAGATGGHNDRRRAYLKSVTQLLVNDLQEMVGNWKPNVADNYRATLEAEPAETGLRKMLFGMGSLSLGELAGERMKVSLEANSPEDEQDCFSDNTHYSHFYDAKGVRNVYLGEYSRVDGTKMTGASLSSLVAKADPAADTALKADLADTEAKIQVMVDHANKGEHYDQLIAAGNTAGNQIVRDAIAALVKQTGSIEQAAGKLGISDLNPDSADHEF from the coding sequence ATGATTCGTATGCCTCTGGCTACCGCCAGTCTGTTGGCCATCGCTATTTCCCTCGCCGGTTGCGGCGAAGGCAAAGACAAGGCCGCCGCGCCGCAAGCGCCAACGCCGGCCGCCAGTACCGCTGCTCCGGCTGCCCCCGCTGCCGCTGGCAAGATCGACGAAACCGCCGCCAAGGCTGTTGTCGCGCACTATGCCGACATCGTCTATGCCGTCTACAGCGATGCCGAATCCACCGCGAAAACCCTGCAAACCGCCGTCGACGCGTTCCTGGCCAAGCCGAACGCCGACACCCTGAAAGCCGCCAAGGCTGCCTGGGTCGCCGCCCGCGTGCCTTACCTGCAGAGCGAAGTGTTCCGCTTCGGCAACACCATCATCGACGACTGGGAAGGCCAAGTGAACGCATGGCCCCTGGACGAGGGCCTGATCGACTATGTCGACAAGTCCTACGAGCATGCCCTGGGTAACCCGGGCGCCACCGCCAACATCATCGCCAATACCGAAGTTCAGGTCGGCGAAGACAAGGTCGATGTCAAGGACATTACCCCGGAAAAACTCGCCAGCCTGAACGAGCTGGGCGGTTCCGAGGCGAACGTCGCAACGGGCTACCACGCCATCGAATTCCTCCTGTGGGGCCAGGACCTCAACGGCACCGGCCCTGGTGCTGGCAATCGCCCAGCTTCGGATTACCTGGAAGGCGCAGGCGCCACCGGTGGCCACAACGACCGTCGACGTGCCTATCTGAAGTCCGTGACCCAGCTGCTGGTCAACGACCTGCAGGAAATGGTCGGTAACTGGAAGCCGAACGTGGCCGACAACTACCGCGCCACCCTGGAAGCCGAGCCGGCCGAAACCGGCCTGCGCAAAATGCTGTTCGGCATGGGCAGCCTGTCCCTGGGCGAACTGGCGGGCGAGCGCATGAAGGTGTCCCTGGAAGCCAACTCGCCAGAAGACGAGCAGGACTGCTTCAGCGACAACACCCACTACTCGCATTTCTACGATGCCAAGGGTGTCCGTAACGTTTACCTGGGCGAATACTCCCGCGTAGACGGCACCAAGATGACCGGCGCCAGCCTGTCGTCGCTGGTAGCCAAGGCCGATCCGGCCGCTGACACCGCGCTCAAGGCCGACCTCGCCGACACCGAAGCCAAGATCCAGGTCATGGTCGATCACGCCAACAAGGGTGAGCACTACGATCAGTTGATCGCCGCCGGCAACACCGCGGGCAACCAGATCGTGCGCGACGCCATCGCCGCCCTGGTCAAGCAGACCGGTTCGATCGAACAAGCCGCAGGCAAGCTGGGCATCAGCGACCTGAACCCGGACAGCGCTGATCACGAGTTCTGA
- a CDS encoding putative bifunctional diguanylate cyclase/phosphodiesterase, with translation MKLELKNSLSVKLLRVVLLSALIVGMILSCAQIVFDAYKTNRAVAVDAQRILDMFRDPSTQAVYSLDREMGMQVIEGLFQDEAVRMASIGHPRETMLAEKTRPLQRSESRWLTDLILGQERTFTTQLVGRGPYSEYYGDLSITLDTATYGQGFIVSSVIIFISGMLRALAMGLVLYLVYHWLLTKPLSRIIQHLTEINPDRPSAHKIPQLRGHEKNELGLWINTANQLLASIERNTHLRHEAENSLLRMAQYDFLTGLPNRQQLQQQLDKILVDAGRLQRRVAVLCVGLDDFKSINEQFSYQTGDQLLLALADRLRAHSGRLGALARLGGDQFALVQADIEQPYEAAELAQSILDDLEAPFALDDQEIRLRATIGITLFPEDGDSTEKLLQKAEQTMTLAKTRSRNRYQFYIASVDSEMRRRRELEKDLREALARGQFSLVYQPQISYRDLRVVGTEALIRWHHPEHGLVPPDLFIPLAEQNGTIIAIGEWVLDQACKQLREWHDQGFVDLRMAVNLSTVQLHHAELPRVVNNFLQMYRLPPRSLELEVTETGLMEDITTAAQHLLSLRRSGALIAIDDFGTGYSSLSYLKSLPLDKIKIDKSFVQDLLDDEDDATIVRAIIQLGKSLGMQVIAEGVETIEQEAYIISEGCHEGQGYYYSKPLPARELGLYLKQAERTKASIV, from the coding sequence TTGAAGCTGGAACTTAAAAACAGCTTGTCTGTGAAGTTGCTCCGGGTCGTGCTCCTCTCGGCGTTGATCGTTGGCATGATCTTGAGCTGTGCCCAGATCGTGTTCGACGCCTACAAAACCAACCGGGCCGTAGCTGTCGACGCCCAGCGCATCCTTGATATGTTCCGCGACCCTTCTACCCAGGCGGTCTACAGCCTGGATCGGGAGATGGGCATGCAGGTGATCGAAGGGCTGTTCCAGGACGAGGCCGTGCGCATGGCCTCCATCGGCCACCCTCGCGAAACCATGCTTGCCGAAAAAACCCGGCCCTTGCAGCGCTCCGAAAGCCGCTGGCTGACCGACCTGATCCTTGGCCAGGAACGAACCTTCACCACACAACTGGTGGGCCGCGGTCCCTACAGCGAGTATTACGGCGACCTGAGCATCACGCTCGATACCGCGACCTACGGCCAGGGCTTCATTGTCAGCTCCGTGATCATCTTCATTTCCGGGATGCTGCGCGCCCTCGCCATGGGGCTGGTGCTGTACCTGGTCTATCACTGGCTGCTGACCAAGCCGTTGTCGCGGATTATCCAGCACCTGACCGAAATCAACCCTGACCGCCCAAGCGCACACAAGATCCCGCAGCTGCGAGGCCATGAGAAAAACGAGCTGGGCCTGTGGATCAATACCGCCAATCAGCTCCTGGCCTCCATCGAGCGCAACACCCATCTACGCCACGAAGCCGAGAACAGCTTGTTGCGCATGGCGCAGTACGACTTCCTGACTGGCTTGCCCAATCGCCAGCAGCTGCAACAACAACTCGACAAGATCCTGGTAGATGCCGGACGCCTGCAACGTCGCGTGGCGGTGCTCTGCGTGGGGCTGGATGATTTCAAGAGCATCAACGAACAGTTCAGCTACCAGACCGGCGACCAGTTGCTGCTGGCCCTGGCTGATCGGCTGCGGGCTCACAGCGGACGCCTCGGTGCGTTGGCCCGGTTGGGCGGTGACCAGTTCGCCCTGGTCCAGGCCGATATCGAGCAACCTTACGAGGCCGCCGAACTGGCCCAGAGCATTCTGGATGACTTGGAAGCGCCGTTCGCGCTGGATGATCAGGAGATCCGCCTACGGGCAACCATCGGTATCACCCTGTTTCCCGAGGACGGCGACAGCACCGAGAAGCTGCTGCAAAAGGCCGAGCAGACCATGACGCTGGCCAAGACCCGCTCGCGCAATCGCTACCAGTTCTACATCGCCAGCGTCGACAGCGAGATGCGCCGCCGTCGCGAACTGGAAAAGGACCTGCGCGAGGCGCTGGCCCGCGGGCAATTCAGCCTGGTGTACCAGCCACAGATCAGTTATCGCGATTTGCGCGTGGTGGGCACCGAAGCCTTGATCCGCTGGCATCATCCGGAACACGGTCTCGTGCCGCCAGACCTGTTCATTCCCCTGGCCGAGCAGAACGGCACCATCATTGCCATTGGCGAATGGGTACTGGACCAGGCCTGCAAGCAATTGCGCGAATGGCACGACCAAGGCTTCGTCGACTTGCGCATGGCGGTCAACCTGTCCACCGTTCAATTGCACCACGCCGAATTGCCGCGGGTGGTGAACAACTTCCTGCAGATGTATCGCTTGCCGCCTCGCAGCCTGGAGCTGGAAGTCACCGAGACCGGCCTGATGGAAGACATCACCACCGCTGCCCAGCACCTGCTGAGCCTGCGCCGTTCCGGTGCGCTGATTGCCATCGATGACTTCGGAACCGGCTATTCCTCGTTGAGTTACCTCAAGAGCCTGCCGCTGGACAAGATCAAGATCGACAAGAGCTTCGTCCAGGACCTGCTCGACGACGAAGACGACGCCACCATCGTCCGGGCCATCATCCAGCTAGGCAAAAGCCTGGGGATGCAGGTCATTGCCGAAGGCGTCGAGACGATCGAGCAAGAGGCCTACATCATCTCCGAGGGCTGCCATGAAGGTCAGGGGTATTACTACAGCAAACCCCTGCCGGCACGGGAACTGGGCCTTTATCTGAAGCAGGCGGAGCGCACCAAGGCCTCCATCGTCTGA
- a CDS encoding superoxide dismutase, which produces MAFELPPLPYPHDALQPHISKETLEYHHDKHHNTYVVNLNNLVPGTEFEGKTLEEIVKTSSGGIFNNAAQVWNHTFYWNCLAPNAGGQPTGALAEAINAAFGSFDKFKEEFSKTSIGTFGSGWGWLVKKADGSLALASTIGAGNPLTSGDTPLLTCDVWEHAYYIDYRNVRPKYVEAFWNLVNWKFVAEQFEGKAFTA; this is translated from the coding sequence ATGGCTTTCGAATTGCCGCCGCTGCCCTATCCTCACGATGCACTGCAGCCGCACATCTCCAAAGAGACTCTGGAATACCACCACGACAAGCACCACAACACCTATGTCGTGAACCTGAACAACCTGGTGCCTGGCACCGAGTTCGAAGGCAAGACCCTGGAAGAAATCGTCAAGACTTCCTCGGGCGGTATCTTCAACAACGCCGCTCAGGTCTGGAACCACACCTTCTACTGGAACTGCCTGGCGCCAAACGCCGGCGGTCAACCAACCGGCGCACTGGCTGAAGCCATCAACGCTGCCTTCGGTTCGTTCGACAAGTTCAAGGAAGAATTCAGCAAGACGTCCATCGGCACCTTCGGTTCCGGCTGGGGCTGGCTGGTGAAAAAGGCTGACGGTTCCCTGGCCCTGGCCAGCACCATCGGCGCCGGCAACCCGCTGACCAGCGGCGACACCCCGCTGCTGACCTGCGACGTCTGGGAACACGCCTACTACATCGACTACCGCAACGTTCGCCCGAAATACGTCGAAGCGTTCTGGAACCTGGTCAACTGGAAGTTCGTGGCTGAGCAGTTCGAAGGCAAAGCCTTTACTGCCTAA
- a CDS encoding LysE/ArgO family amino acid transporter, which translates to MWQSYVNGLLVALGLIMAIGAQNAFVLAQSLRREHHLPVAAVCIICDALLVAAGVFGLATLLAQSPLLLSIARWGGAAFLLWYGSQALRRACSKQSLQRSEEHVTRSLRTVLLSALAVTLLNPHVYLDTVLLIGSLGAQQSVPGAYVVGAASASLLWFSTLALGAAWLAPWLARPATWRILDLLVALMMFTVAVQLIVFG; encoded by the coding sequence ATGTGGCAAAGTTACGTCAACGGGCTGCTGGTAGCGCTTGGATTGATCATGGCGATTGGCGCCCAAAACGCGTTTGTGCTGGCTCAGAGCCTGCGGCGTGAGCATCACCTGCCAGTGGCCGCGGTGTGCATCATTTGCGATGCGCTATTGGTCGCCGCCGGCGTGTTCGGGTTGGCGACGCTGCTGGCTCAAAGCCCGCTGCTGCTTTCGATCGCACGATGGGGCGGCGCGGCGTTCCTGCTCTGGTACGGCAGCCAGGCGCTGCGTCGGGCGTGTTCGAAACAGAGCCTGCAGCGCAGTGAAGAACACGTCACGCGCTCATTGCGAACCGTGCTGCTCAGCGCCTTGGCGGTCACACTGCTCAACCCCCATGTTTATCTGGACACGGTGTTGCTGATTGGCTCCCTCGGCGCCCAGCAAAGCGTCCCCGGTGCTTATGTGGTGGGCGCGGCCAGCGCCTCGCTGCTTTGGTTTTCCACCTTGGCGCTGGGCGCCGCGTGGCTGGCCCCTTGGCTGGCCCGACCCGCTACCTGGCGAATCCTCGACCTGCTGGTGGCACTGATGATGTTCACCGTGGCGGTGCAGCTGATCGTCTTCGGCTGA
- a CDS encoding ArgP/LysG family DNA-binding transcriptional regulator has product MLMFDYKLLSALAAVVEQAGFERAAQVLGLSQSAISQRIKLLEARVGQPVLVRVTPPAPTEIGRRLLNHVQQVRLLERDLQSLVPALDEEGVPERLRIALNADSLATWWAGAVGAFCAEQHLLLDLVVEDQTVGLKRMRAGEVAACVCASERPVAGARSVLLGAMRYRALACPAFITRHFPEGVRADQLARTPALVFGPDDFLQHRYLASLGVEGGFEHHLCPSSEGFIRLIEAGLGWGLVPELQVREQLERGELVELLADKPIDVPLYWHHWRNGGQLLGLLTEQLIAATSSTLQAVN; this is encoded by the coding sequence ATACTGATGTTCGATTACAAACTGCTTTCTGCCTTGGCAGCCGTCGTCGAGCAGGCCGGTTTCGAGCGTGCCGCGCAGGTGCTGGGATTGTCGCAGTCGGCCATCTCCCAGCGAATAAAACTGCTGGAAGCACGGGTCGGCCAGCCCGTCCTGGTGCGCGTCACGCCGCCGGCGCCGACCGAAATCGGCCGCCGATTACTCAACCATGTGCAACAGGTCCGGCTACTGGAGCGTGACCTGCAAAGCCTGGTGCCGGCGCTGGATGAGGAAGGGGTGCCGGAGCGCCTGCGGATTGCATTGAACGCCGACAGCCTGGCCACGTGGTGGGCCGGTGCCGTGGGGGCTTTTTGTGCGGAACAGCATCTGTTGCTCGACCTGGTGGTGGAAGACCAGACCGTGGGACTCAAGCGAATGCGCGCCGGCGAAGTAGCGGCGTGTGTCTGCGCAAGCGAACGCCCGGTGGCCGGGGCCCGCAGCGTATTGCTGGGGGCGATGCGCTATCGTGCGCTTGCCTGTCCTGCGTTCATCACCCGACATTTCCCCGAAGGGGTGCGCGCCGATCAGCTGGCGCGCACGCCGGCCCTGGTATTCGGCCCGGACGATTTCCTGCAACACCGATACCTGGCGTCCCTCGGCGTCGAAGGCGGTTTCGAGCACCATTTGTGTCCTTCGTCCGAAGGCTTCATTCGCCTCATCGAGGCGGGGCTGGGATGGGGCCTGGTGCCTGAGCTGCAAGTGCGCGAGCAGTTGGAGCGAGGCGAGTTGGTGGAATTGCTGGCAGATAAGCCGATCGACGTTCCGCTGTACTGGCATCATTGGCGCAATGGCGGACAGTTGCTCGGTTTGCTGACCGAACAATTGATCGCAGCGACAAGCAGCACGCTGCAAGCAGTGAATTGA
- a CDS encoding NAD-dependent epimerase/dehydratase family protein, whose amino-acid sequence MKILVTGASGFIGGRFARFALEQGLDVRVNGRRAESVEHLVRRGAEFIEGDLIDPMLARDLCRDIDAVVHCAGSVGVWGRYQDFHQGNVQLTENIVEACLKQKVRRLVHLSSPSIYFDGRDHLGLTEEQVPKRFKHPYAATKYLAEQKVFGAQEFGLEVLALRPRFVTGAGDMSVFPRLLKMQRKGRLAIVGNGLNKVDFTSVQNLNEALLSSLLATDSALGKAYNISNGAPVPLWDVVNYVMRQMEVPQVRRYRSYGLAYSVAAMNEGFCALWPGRPEPTLSRLGMQVMNRNFTLDIGRARHYLDYDPQVSLWAALDEFCAWWRVQDAR is encoded by the coding sequence ATGAAAATTCTGGTCACCGGCGCAAGTGGCTTCATTGGCGGACGCTTTGCGCGTTTTGCCTTGGAGCAAGGCCTGGATGTTCGGGTCAACGGCCGCCGGGCCGAAAGCGTTGAGCATCTGGTCCGGCGCGGCGCCGAGTTCATCGAGGGCGACCTGATCGACCCGATGCTGGCCCGTGATCTGTGTCGCGATATCGATGCCGTGGTGCATTGCGCCGGTTCGGTGGGCGTCTGGGGACGCTATCAGGATTTCCACCAGGGCAACGTCCAACTCACCGAAAACATCGTCGAGGCTTGCCTGAAGCAGAAGGTCCGGCGATTGGTGCATCTCTCATCGCCGTCCATTTATTTCGACGGTCGTGACCACCTCGGGTTGACCGAAGAGCAAGTGCCCAAACGCTTCAAGCATCCCTATGCCGCCACCAAATACCTGGCCGAACAGAAAGTCTTCGGCGCCCAGGAGTTCGGCCTGGAAGTGTTGGCCCTGCGGCCGCGTTTCGTCACCGGGGCCGGCGACATGAGCGTCTTCCCGCGACTGCTCAAGATGCAGCGCAAGGGGCGACTGGCTATAGTCGGCAACGGATTGAACAAGGTCGATTTCACCAGCGTACAGAACCTCAACGAAGCGCTGCTCAGCAGCTTGCTGGCCACCGATTCAGCCTTGGGCAAGGCCTACAACATCAGCAACGGAGCGCCGGTCCCGCTGTGGGACGTGGTCAATTACGTAATGCGACAAATGGAGGTCCCACAGGTCAGGCGCTACCGCTCCTACGGGCTGGCCTACAGCGTCGCGGCCATGAATGAAGGTTTCTGCGCGCTGTGGCCCGGCCGCCCCGAGCCGACGCTGTCGCGCCTGGGCATGCAGGTCATGAACAGGAATTTCACCTTGGACATCGGTCGGGCGCGGCATTATCTCGATTATGATCCGCAGGTCAGTTTGTGGGCCGCCCTTGATGAATTTTGCGCCTGGTGGCGCGTCCAAGATGCCCGCTGA
- a CDS encoding ATPase, producing the protein MPMRNDADDDFDDVPSLRMRADIPDDDDFPTNREPRVQARPAPAAAAKVKAPSTGPLWALVGALLCALAFLAWWSFQQISLMEQQLVATQESFARISEDAAGRLQDISGKVVAGQSNVMSDSEALKLQIKQLDNKLQDQARQFEGKLQEQYKLLQGAFGPSADLDKQLAQMIAQDSEQQNAYTQLQAANTQLQGQVKTLAAEVSALKNQGEGGALDAQLKSIGADITALKRATSSSAIERLEQDMVVLKSQQENRSGGSAAEFDAFRGQVTRNINTLQSQIQYLQQQLSNRAQ; encoded by the coding sequence ATGCCCATGCGTAACGATGCCGACGACGACTTCGATGATGTACCGAGCCTGCGGATGCGGGCCGACATTCCCGATGACGATGACTTCCCGACCAACCGCGAGCCCCGCGTGCAAGCGCGTCCGGCACCCGCTGCGGCGGCCAAGGTCAAGGCTCCCAGCACTGGGCCGTTGTGGGCATTGGTCGGCGCCCTGCTGTGTGCCCTGGCATTCCTGGCTTGGTGGAGTTTCCAGCAGATCTCCTTGATGGAACAACAGCTGGTGGCCACTCAGGAAAGCTTCGCGCGGATCAGTGAGGATGCGGCGGGACGCTTGCAGGATATTTCCGGCAAAGTGGTCGCTGGGCAGTCCAACGTGATGAGCGACAGTGAAGCGTTGAAATTGCAGATCAAACAGTTGGATAACAAGCTGCAGGACCAGGCACGGCAATTCGAAGGCAAGCTGCAAGAACAATACAAACTCCTGCAAGGCGCGTTCGGTCCATCTGCCGACCTGGATAAGCAGCTGGCCCAGATGATTGCCCAGGACTCCGAACAGCAGAACGCCTACACCCAGCTGCAAGCAGCCAATACCCAGCTTCAGGGCCAGGTCAAAACGTTGGCGGCTGAGGTATCAGCCTTGAAGAACCAGGGCGAGGGCGGCGCGCTGGATGCCCAGCTCAAGAGCATCGGTGCCGACATCACCGCTTTGAAAAGAGCCACCTCGAGCTCGGCCATCGAACGCCTGGAACAGGACATGGTCGTGCTCAAGAGCCAACAGGAGAATCGTTCGGGCGGCTCTGCTGCGGAGTTCGATGCCTTCCGTGGTCAGGTCACGCGTAACATCAATACCCTGCAATCGCAGATCCAGTACCTGCAACAGCAACTGAGCAACCGGGCCCAGTGA
- a CDS encoding cache domain-containing protein — MGLIRKMARLTALLFLVTQVQAATPDDGQAARALLEKALAYYDDYGDYAFAAFSRQGEFVDKDRYVFVVDTQGVMLASGGPSSALIGRDVSEVLGPDLRKAFKDALKTPEASGIQQAEYRWQNWADGKVERKHVYFQRVGERILAVGYYLPRASAEQARALLDKASADLLKNQKATLTAINSLKGGYLQDDLYVFVVDLDTRRYVGHGTNLRLINTDFAKVKDPDSKPVGEPILAMIGKQDAGEYEYRWKNPVTGKVENKHAYLKKAGHLLVAVGYYSP, encoded by the coding sequence ATGGGATTGATTCGAAAGATGGCCAGGCTGACGGCGTTGCTGTTTCTGGTAACACAGGTCCAGGCCGCCACTCCGGACGACGGCCAGGCAGCCCGGGCACTGCTGGAAAAGGCCCTGGCCTACTATGACGACTACGGCGACTATGCGTTCGCCGCCTTCAGCCGCCAAGGCGAGTTCGTCGACAAGGACCGCTACGTGTTTGTGGTCGACACCCAAGGCGTGATGCTCGCCAGCGGCGGTCCCTCGTCAGCATTGATCGGGCGAGACGTTTCCGAGGTGTTGGGGCCGGATTTGCGCAAGGCTTTCAAGGACGCACTGAAAACCCCTGAAGCCAGCGGTATCCAGCAGGCTGAGTACCGTTGGCAGAACTGGGCCGACGGCAAGGTCGAGCGCAAGCATGTGTACTTTCAGCGGGTCGGTGAGCGAATCCTCGCGGTCGGCTATTACCTGCCACGGGCCTCAGCCGAACAGGCCAGGGCGCTGCTGGACAAGGCGTCGGCCGACTTGTTGAAAAACCAGAAAGCGACGCTGACGGCGATCAACTCCCTCAAGGGCGGCTATCTTCAGGATGACCTGTATGTCTTTGTCGTCGACCTTGATACGCGACGCTATGTCGGTCATGGCACCAACCTGCGCTTGATCAATACTGATTTTGCCAAGGTCAAGGATCCGGATAGCAAGCCTGTGGGCGAGCCGATATTGGCCATGATTGGTAAGCAGGATGCGGGGGAGTATGAGTATCGCTGGAAGAATCCGGTGACGGGGAAGGTCGAGAACAAGCATGCCTATTTGAAGAAGGCGGGGCATCTGCTGGTTGCGGTGGGGTATTACAGTCCTTGA